Proteins from one Triticum aestivum cultivar Chinese Spring chromosome 7A, IWGSC CS RefSeq v2.1, whole genome shotgun sequence genomic window:
- the LOC123151282 gene encoding geranylgeranyl transferase type-2 subunit beta 1 isoform X2, translating to MGEEGELAAEKHVRYIVTAEKKKDSFEWLVMEHLRASGAYWGLTTLDLLHKLHAVDAAEVVDWIMSCYHPESGGFGGNVGHDPHVLYTLSAVQVLCLFDRLDVLDADKIADCILLQIFNITGLQNEDGSFSGDIWGEVDTRFSYISICTLSLLHRLHKINVDKAVEYIVSCKNLDGGFGAMPGGESHAGQIFCCVGALAITGSLHHIDRDLLGWWLCERQCRDGGLNGRPEKLADVCYSWWVLSSLIIIDRVHWIDKEKLAKFILNCQDKENGGISDRPDNAVDIYHTYFGVAGLSLMEYPGVKPMDPAYALPLDVVNRIFLTKQQ from the exons ATGGGTGAAGAGGGGGAGCTGGCCGCGGAGAAGCACGTCCGCTACATCGTCACCGCGGAGAAG AAGAAGGACTCGTTCGAGTGGCTGGTGATGGAGCACCTCCGGGCCAGCGGGGCCTACTGGGGCCTCACCACGCTCGACCTCCTCCACAAGCTTCACGCCGTGGACGCCGCCGAGGTCGTCGACTGGATCATGTCGTGCTACCACCCGGAATCTG GTGGGTTCGGGGGGAACGTGGGGCACGACCCGCATGTCCTCTACACGCTCAGCGCCGTGCAGGTCCTCTGCCTCTTCGATCGGCTCGATGTTCTTGATGCAGACAAAATTGCTGATTGTATCCTTCTCCAGATCTTCA ATATTACTGGACTTCAGAATGAGGATGGATCATTTTCTGGTGATATTTGGGGTGAAGTTGATACTAG GTTCTCTTATATTTCCATATGCACCTTGTCATTACTGCATCGTCTGCACAAAATTAATGTGGACAAGGCTGTAGAATATATTGTTAGCTGTAAGAACTTGGACGGCGGGTTTGGAGCGATGCCAGGAGGGGAGTCTCATGCTGGGCAGA TATTCTGTTGTGTTGGTGCTCTCGCAATCACCGGCTCTTTGCATCACATTGATAGAGATCTCCTTGGATGGTGGCTTTGTGAGCGCCAGTGTAGAGATGGAGGGCTCAATGGGCGTCCTGAGAAACTTGCTGAT GTGTGCTACTCATGGTGGGTGTTATCAAGCTTGATAATTATTGATAGAGTGCACTGGATTGACAAGGAAAAACTTGCAAAGTTCATATTGAACTGTCAG GACAAGGAAAATGGTGGAATTTCAGATAGACCAGATAATGCGGTCGATATCTACCACACGTACTTTGGAGTTGCAG GGCTCTCATTGATGGAGTATCCTGGAGTGAAGCCTATGGATCCTGCCTACGCCCTCCCTTTAGATGTTGTCAACAGGATCTTCTTGACAAAACAACAATAG
- the LOC123151282 gene encoding geranylgeranyl transferase type-2 subunit beta 1 isoform X1 — MGEEGELAAEKHVRYIVTAEKVSNHPPNAYPLSDANRLRRQLNRPPRRLPQKKDSFEWLVMEHLRASGAYWGLTTLDLLHKLHAVDAAEVVDWIMSCYHPESGGFGGNVGHDPHVLYTLSAVQVLCLFDRLDVLDADKIADCILLQIFNITGLQNEDGSFSGDIWGEVDTRFSYISICTLSLLHRLHKINVDKAVEYIVSCKNLDGGFGAMPGGESHAGQIFCCVGALAITGSLHHIDRDLLGWWLCERQCRDGGLNGRPEKLADVCYSWWVLSSLIIIDRVHWIDKEKLAKFILNCQDKENGGISDRPDNAVDIYHTYFGVAGLSLMEYPGVKPMDPAYALPLDVVNRIFLTKQQ; from the exons ATGGGTGAAGAGGGGGAGCTGGCCGCGGAGAAGCACGTCCGCTACATCGTCACCGCGGAGAAGGTAAGCAACCACCCACCCAACGCATACCCCCTCTCGGATGCGAACCGTCTCCGGCGACAACTCAACCGTCCTCCTCGCCGTTTGCCGCAGAAGAAGGACTCGTTCGAGTGGCTGGTGATGGAGCACCTCCGGGCCAGCGGGGCCTACTGGGGCCTCACCACGCTCGACCTCCTCCACAAGCTTCACGCCGTGGACGCCGCCGAGGTCGTCGACTGGATCATGTCGTGCTACCACCCGGAATCTG GTGGGTTCGGGGGGAACGTGGGGCACGACCCGCATGTCCTCTACACGCTCAGCGCCGTGCAGGTCCTCTGCCTCTTCGATCGGCTCGATGTTCTTGATGCAGACAAAATTGCTGATTGTATCCTTCTCCAGATCTTCA ATATTACTGGACTTCAGAATGAGGATGGATCATTTTCTGGTGATATTTGGGGTGAAGTTGATACTAG GTTCTCTTATATTTCCATATGCACCTTGTCATTACTGCATCGTCTGCACAAAATTAATGTGGACAAGGCTGTAGAATATATTGTTAGCTGTAAGAACTTGGACGGCGGGTTTGGAGCGATGCCAGGAGGGGAGTCTCATGCTGGGCAGA TATTCTGTTGTGTTGGTGCTCTCGCAATCACCGGCTCTTTGCATCACATTGATAGAGATCTCCTTGGATGGTGGCTTTGTGAGCGCCAGTGTAGAGATGGAGGGCTCAATGGGCGTCCTGAGAAACTTGCTGAT GTGTGCTACTCATGGTGGGTGTTATCAAGCTTGATAATTATTGATAGAGTGCACTGGATTGACAAGGAAAAACTTGCAAAGTTCATATTGAACTGTCAG GACAAGGAAAATGGTGGAATTTCAGATAGACCAGATAATGCGGTCGATATCTACCACACGTACTTTGGAGTTGCAG GGCTCTCATTGATGGAGTATCCTGGAGTGAAGCCTATGGATCCTGCCTACGCCCTCCCTTTAGATGTTGTCAACAGGATCTTCTTGACAAAACAACAATAG
- the LOC123151282 gene encoding geranylgeranyl transferase type-2 subunit beta 1 isoform X3 yields the protein MGEEGELAAEKHVRYIVTAEKKKDSFEWLVMEHLRASGAYWGLTTLDLLHKLHAVDAAEVVDWIMSCYHPESGGFGGNVGHDPHVLYTLSAVQVLCLFDRLDVLDADKIADYITGLQNEDGSFSGDIWGEVDTRFSYISICTLSLLHRLHKINVDKAVEYIVSCKNLDGGFGAMPGGESHAGQIFCCVGALAITGSLHHIDRDLLGWWLCERQCRDGGLNGRPEKLADVCYSWWVLSSLIIIDRVHWIDKEKLAKFILNCQDKENGGISDRPDNAVDIYHTYFGVAGLSLMEYPGVKPMDPAYALPLDVVNRIFLTKQQ from the exons ATGGGTGAAGAGGGGGAGCTGGCCGCGGAGAAGCACGTCCGCTACATCGTCACCGCGGAGAAG AAGAAGGACTCGTTCGAGTGGCTGGTGATGGAGCACCTCCGGGCCAGCGGGGCCTACTGGGGCCTCACCACGCTCGACCTCCTCCACAAGCTTCACGCCGTGGACGCCGCCGAGGTCGTCGACTGGATCATGTCGTGCTACCACCCGGAATCTG GTGGGTTCGGGGGGAACGTGGGGCACGACCCGCATGTCCTCTACACGCTCAGCGCCGTGCAGGTCCTCTGCCTCTTCGATCGGCTCGATGTTCTTGATGCAGACAAAATTGCTGATT ATATTACTGGACTTCAGAATGAGGATGGATCATTTTCTGGTGATATTTGGGGTGAAGTTGATACTAG GTTCTCTTATATTTCCATATGCACCTTGTCATTACTGCATCGTCTGCACAAAATTAATGTGGACAAGGCTGTAGAATATATTGTTAGCTGTAAGAACTTGGACGGCGGGTTTGGAGCGATGCCAGGAGGGGAGTCTCATGCTGGGCAGA TATTCTGTTGTGTTGGTGCTCTCGCAATCACCGGCTCTTTGCATCACATTGATAGAGATCTCCTTGGATGGTGGCTTTGTGAGCGCCAGTGTAGAGATGGAGGGCTCAATGGGCGTCCTGAGAAACTTGCTGAT GTGTGCTACTCATGGTGGGTGTTATCAAGCTTGATAATTATTGATAGAGTGCACTGGATTGACAAGGAAAAACTTGCAAAGTTCATATTGAACTGTCAG GACAAGGAAAATGGTGGAATTTCAGATAGACCAGATAATGCGGTCGATATCTACCACACGTACTTTGGAGTTGCAG GGCTCTCATTGATGGAGTATCCTGGAGTGAAGCCTATGGATCCTGCCTACGCCCTCCCTTTAGATGTTGTCAACAGGATCTTCTTGACAAAACAACAATAG
- the LOC123151279 gene encoding AT-hook motif nuclear-localized protein 10, with the protein MEVRSEQGLMAGRDLFGLPKSQPAPASAAPAAPPSSAAMQSMRMAYTADGTPVFAPVSSAVAPPGYQPAGSAAPAHGSSMSAARAPGGNGVAAPPGMGEPSAKKKRGRPRKYGPDAAMSLALVTVPTAAGSPAVTQGASGRPFSPTLPGNFVPSASPDGGKKRGRPKGSTNKPRVDGAGPAGVGFTPHVLTVQAGEDVSSKIMSFSQNGTRAVCVLSANGSISNVTLRQTGTSGGTVTYEGRFEILSLSGSIFVTDNGGQRTRTGGLSVSLAGPDGRLLGGGVAGLLIAASPIQIVVGSFNACGKKEPKPQAPSEPVPLKVVPSTGMAANSPPSRGTLSESSGGTASPRHQGYASNNNNQPPILSSMPWK; encoded by the exons ATGGAGGTGAGGTCCGAGCAAGGGCTAATGGCGGGAAGGGATCTGTTCGGCTTGCCCAAGAGCCAGCCGGCGCCGGCGTCGGCCGCGCCAGCAGCGCCGCCGTCCTCCGCAGCCATGCAGAGCATGCGCATGGCGTACACCGCGGACGGCACGCCCGTGTTTGCCCCGGTGAGCTCTGCGGTCGCGCCGCCTGGTTACCAACCGGCAGGGTCTGCAGCACCAGCACATGGCTCTAGCATGTCCGCTGCTCGGGCCCCCGGAGGAAATGGCGTCGCGGCGCCGCCGGGCATGGGTGAACCGTCGGCGAAGAAGAAGCGCGGGCGGCCAAGGAAGTACGGGCCCGACGCGGCCATGTCTCTGGCGCTGGTGACCGTGCCGACGGCCGCAGGCTCGCCAGCTGTGACACAGGGTGCTTCTGGGCGGCCCTTCTCACCCACGCTGCCGGGAAACTTCGTGCCGTCGGCGTCGCCGGATGGAGGGAAGAAACGCGGCCGGCCCAAGGGATCTACCAACAAGCCCCGCGTGGATGGTGCTG GGCCGGCAGGAGTTGGATTCACACCTCATGTTCTTACAGTTCAAGCTGGAGAG GATGTATCGTCAAAGATTATGTCATTTTCTCAGAATGGGACTCGTGCAGTTTGTGTTCTCTCAGCAAATGGTTCCATATCAAATGTAACACTTCGTCAAACTGGTACATCAGGTGGAACTGTAACATATGAG GGCCGATTTGAGATACTGTCACTCTCTGGGTCGATCTTTGTAACGGACAACGGAGGCCAGCGTACCCGAACAGGGGGGCTCAGCGTTTCGCTGGCTGGTCCTGACGGTCGTCTCTTGGGTGGAGGGGTCGCAGGACTTCTCATAGCAGCTTCTCCAATCCAG ATAGTAGTGGGAAGCTTCAATGCTTGTGGGAAAAAAGAGCCAAAGCCGCAGGCTCCTTCTGAGCCCGTACCACTGAAGGTCGTTCCGAGCACTGGGATGGCGGCCAACAGCCCCCCTTCAAGAGGCACATTGAGCGAATCGTCCGGTGGTACCGCAAGCCCGAGACATCAAGGCTACGCCTCCAACAACAATAACCAGCCGCCGATCTTGTCCAGCATGCCCTGGAAATGA